From the Oncorhynchus gorbuscha isolate QuinsamMale2020 ecotype Even-year unplaced genomic scaffold, OgorEven_v1.0 Un_scaffold_713, whole genome shotgun sequence genome, the window ATGATCATGGCTGATCAAGTTGAGTCTGAAAATGTGGCTAAACTGGTGTGTGAACTTGGATGTTCAGGCTATTTTGTGGGTTTTATAGAATCTGATTTAAAATAATGTCAGATAAGAAATGTTGGGGCGTTCTTAAAACATCTGTGGTTAACGTGACTTGACAATCTGACTGCTAATCACTCAGCCTGAGAGCATCTCCTATGTAGGAAGTGAACCGACTTTTAAAAGCTGTAGctttactcaaatcaaatcaaatttatttatatagcccttcgtacatcagctgatatctcaaagtgctgtacagaaacccagcctaaaaccccaaacagcaaacaatgcaggtgtaaaagcacggtggctaggaaactccctagaaatgccaaaacctaggaagaaacctagagaggaaccgggctatgtggggtggccagtcctcttctggctgtgccgggtagagattataacagaacgtggccaagatgttcaaatgttcataaatgaccagcatggttgaataatagtaaggcagaacagttgaaactggagcaggagcatggccaggtggactggggacagcaaggagtcctcatgtcaggcagtcctgggacatggtcctagggcccaggccagttgaaactgaaCAGACTGGGAGGATAGCTAGCTAGAGATCATGCCTATAGGTTTGATCCAGAGGTGTATAGTATACTGTGGTCTGCgaaattgacacccttgataaagatgagcaaaaatgactgtataaaatagaTATCtaggatggcaggtagcctagcggtgagAGCATCGGGCCAGTAACGGAAAGGTCACGAGCTGACAAAGTGAACTTCTGTTTTAATTATCTGTAAAAGAAATggggcacttaaccctaattgcttcaGGGTCACCGTTGATTatggcagaccctggctgtgaccccactctccaagAGTATCTCAGGAAGAGTTGGGATATGTGTATTAATACACACATGTActtgtgtgaaataggacaaataagaagcacacacacaattattattttatataGTATGCTCAAAAAAAGTtagatattattttatactaatacaattgctcagagacaGAGATTTTGTTGAACAagtaatatatttttaaaatttcTTTAatgtcaccgaccttctagccatcgctgatcatattttttttttcattggttttgtcttgtcttccatcacacctggttccaatcccatcaattacatgttgtgtatttaaccctcatgtccttgtcggtgattgtttattgtaagtgtatgTGTACGTCTGTACTGGTGTGCGTCGGGGTTATGTTACCCATTGATTTGAATTACTATGTTATCTTTCCTGTGGTTTTTTTTGTCAAACTGCGTCGTTGGAAACACAGTTATTTCTCTCCTGCgttgacttctctgccgccagttcACACCCTTACACATTCCTCCATACACCAAAACAACATTTTAGGATTCTGTATGTAATATATTTTTACTAGGCTGGAGACCGGCTCAGAGAACTCTAGCAATAATCTGACTGTTGGTAAGTCTGACAATAAAGCCGGCGTGACTGCAATCTACCGACTGGTCGGCATAAAACACCGACTATAGTCTCTGCTTCTATTTTATAATTTATTCTCCTCTTCCAGAGTCTCTGCTGAAAGCGAACAGTTTTGAAGATGACCTGAGTCTGGGTGCCGAGGGTGAGGATAAAAGAGAACATAATCCCAATGACACGCATACCATATTAAATAATCAAAGCAGGAAATAGCTTTGTAGGAAAAGTAGGAGAGCATCATGAATGTTTTGGAAAAAGGTTATTTTCATCTTTGTTCCTGCCTCTGTGTGACCACCTTCCTCTTTGTTTTTGCTATAACTATTCAAACTAATTTTCCATTACTGAATATGTTTAAAGAACATAGGCCTTTTATCCAATAttatagtgccttgcgaaagtattcggcccccttgaactttgcgaccttttgccacatttcagacttcaaacataaagatataaaactgtattttttgtgaagaatcaacaacaagtgggacacaatcatgaagtggaacgacatttattggatatttcaaacatttttaacaaatcaaaaactgaaaaattgggcgtgtaaaattattcagcccctttactttcagtgcagcaaactctctccagaagttcagtgaggatctctgaatgatccaatgttgacctaaatgactaatgatgataaatacaatccacctgtgtgtaatcaagtctccgtataaatgcacctgcactgtgatagtctcagaggtccgttaaaagcgcagagagcatcatgaagaacaaggaacacaccaggcaggtccgaaatACTGTTGTggagaagtttaaagccggatttggatacaaaaagatttcccaagctttaaacatcccaaggagcactgtgcaagcgataatattgaaatggaaggagtatcagaccactgcaaatctaccaagacctggccgtccctctaaactatcagctcatacaaggagaagactgatcagagatgcagccaagaggcccatgatcactctggatgaactgtagagatctacagctgaggtgggagactctgtccataggacaacaatcagtcgtatattgcacaaatctggcctttatggaagagtggcaagaagaaagccatttcttaaagatatccataaaaagtgtcgtttaaagtttgccacaagccacctgggagacacaccaaacatgtggaagaaggtgctctggtcagatgaaaccaaaattgaactttttggcaacaatgcaaaatgttatgtttggcgtaaaagcaacacagctcatcaccctgaacacaccatccccactgacaaacatagtggtggcagcatcatggtttgggcctgcttttcttcagcagggacagggaagatggttaaaattgatgggaagatggatggagccaaatacaggaccattctggaagaaaacctgatggagtctgcaaaacaCCTgcgactgggacggagatttgtcttccaacaagacaatgatccaacacataaagcaaaatctacaatggaatggttcaaaaataaacatatccaggtgttagaatggccaagtcaaagtccagacctgaatccaatcgagaatctgtggaaagaactgaaaactgctgttcacaaatgctctccatccaacctcactgagctcgagctgttttgcaaggaggaatgggaaaaaatttcagtctctcgatgtgcaaaactgatagagacataccccaagcgacttacagctgtaatcgcagcaaaaggtggcgctacaaagtattaacttaagggggctgaataattttgcacgcccaatttcagtttttgatttgttaaaaaagtttgaaatattcaataaatgtcgttccacttcatgattgtgtcccacttgttgttgattcttcacaaaaaatacagtatattttatgtttgaagcctgaaatgtggcagaaGGTTgcgaagttcaagggggccaaattctttcgcaaggcactgtacctgttTGAATAGTGGACACTTTCAATTTTTAAATGTTCCATTTAAATTCAGAGTAGAAGTCTGTACATGTTGGTGACATACCCCATCCTCATGTCTAAGGACTGCTTCTCCACTGATAGTACACCAGGAACATGTACACCAGGAACATGTACTTAATCCTTCACCTCTTCCATGAGTGACTGACATCCTGGTGCATGCGATTTAGCTGCTGACTGACGGAAACTCTATAAGATTGGCCCAATCTACAAAGCAATAATAATAGCATGTTTGCAAAGAGAGGAGCAACACTCACTGGAGCCTCACAACACAAAGGGCCAAATGTCAGAGATCTGGGAGGAAGATGCGCACACACAAGCATGAATGCGCACgctcgcacacagacacacacacatacgcacacacacacacacacacacacacacacacacacacacacacacacagtgttctgAAACTTTTATGTTTTACAGCTACAGCATTAAATGTCAAAGGAGTCTCAGAACTGAGGTAAGAAATGGAATATGAAGAATGTGTGATTTCATTACAGAAATTATGCACCAAATTCCTTCCTATTCAGAGGGAGATTTAGATTTGTCAAGTTTGGTTGACATGACTTGAGCTTGACCTGCTTTTATCTTCCCACTGTGGTGCCTGCTGACTGGTGCCTGTGTAGGGTGCTGCTTCCGCCACCCAAACATCTTCACAGAGGTGGAGTCACCACCAGGTCAGTTAGAGCAACCCACAAACTATGACATATGGCAAGCTATATTTATATTCTAGAGTTTATTTTGACTATCCCTCTTTATGCATTTTTCTAGCTACTAGTACATTAAATACGATTACATTAACATATGATATCTGTTGAATACAGGCATGCTTCAACCATTATTATATTGTTACTATAATAATTCTGGTTTGTTTTTTAAGTTGTTTCATTGCTTATTTTTCACCTGTCGCATGTTGATCTCATCTCTTTGTTCCTGCAGTACTCCCCGTCAGAGGCTGGCTCTGCCCTTACTCCACCTCGGTTACAGTATTGCCTCCAGTGGCTTCTCCAACAGCACCAGTAAGACATCAAGGTGTGTTAGGACCAACCACTATCAACCTTATGTTACAGTCTTAACAGtcatatagtatatacagtctGTCAGgacatctctatctctccatccccaccactcacatacacacacaccccagtgTGTCTGAGGTGCTGCAACTGTGTGCAGAGGATGCAGAGGAGACTCTGTATGATTTGGGGTTCGGATGTGACGAGCCTGATGTTACAGACCGCATCCCCACCCGTTTCCTCAACTTCCCTTCCCAGCTTCACGGTATCAACTTCCGCCTCTTCCTCCTGTCCCAACTGTACCGCCTCCGACAGGAGGACCCAGGACTCTCTCTGGCCAGTAAGACACAAACGcatgcacacagacaaacacacacacaactcacacacgcacccacacacaccaccattgTGTCGGAATCCCACACATTACTGTGGTAATGATCATCATTGTCATAAACAcccacccacaacacaaccaggtaTGTACATGAGTCAACTTTCATTTGCATAATAACTTTAGTTATGCAGCACTTTTTATGCAGTTTAAATGGTTTAAAGAGCTTAATCTCTAAATAGACAGTGTCTATATGATTCGGTCTACATTTACATAGCACTGTCAGTATAGTATGTTTCTCCACCAATCATCCTAACATACAATAAATACATTATACTCAGTTTTTGCTATGAACAAAAAACGTTAATGCATCTCTCATTGTCCTATGTGTTAGGCAGccagaacattcaaaacaaatgGTTGTTTCTCTTTCAATTGTCCTGATGAACGCACCTCCCCCCTGCAGGTCGTTTCAGGCAGGTAGAGGTGTTAACAGCCATGGCCAATGCCTTCTACTCCCTCTACTCCCATGTGTCCCGCATGCTCCTTCAGAAGCTTTCCCCTCCCGAGTTCAGCATCTCCTCCACCGCCGACAAGCAGACTGGACGGCGCTTCATGGGAAGCGTTCGCAGCGAACCGAGGTCTCCAGTGGAGCGATTCAAGGACACGGTTTCTAAGATGTGCCTGTATACTAGTTCTGGTGGCTCCACCCAGCTAGGCTCGGACTCTGCCTGCCACGGTCTGAGATTTTCTTCCGGACCTGGGTCTGGGTTGTCCCCCAAGAAGAGAAGCAGCCTGCCTGACTTGGTGGGACTGGTCCTGGAGAATGCCAAGGCAGAGGCTGTATccagagacatggaggaggataATCAGGATACAGGGGACAGTAATGGGATGAGTGCTGCTGTGGACACGAGTACTATggtgaaggatagagagacagagacacaaggACACATAGACCCAGTCTGTGACAAGGAGATGGAGCAGGGTTTGTTATCAGATGTACAGGATATGGACACAGGGCATAGTAGTTTGATTAGTTCTGTGGAGCCACATCTGGTCaaggacagagcgacagagacacagggacatagagacacagTCAGAGGCAAGGGGTTGGACCAGGGATCGTCATCAGATGGGGATGGGGctgatttagagagagagagagagacaccgatgGAACTCCAAATCTTCGAGCATCATCACTTTCAGAATCAGGTCAGCGAGAACCCAGTAGTAGAATGAAGCTGGACTTTTGCCTTACTACTCCAAGTTCTACTTGTGAGGTTGGAGAAACTCCCAACACAATTCATCCCACAGACTGGGCAGCGGTGGTGGCACCGGTTGCCAAGGTTACCCATGACGTCATATGTTCTCAGGTCGTTGAGAGTGTGCACCAGGCACTCAACAGCTGTCAACTACAACAGTGGAATAATAACACACAGATGGTGACCATTTTGTCGTCTGTTGTGTCCTGTGAGAATGTCAGATCTGACCGGTCCTTCACCACATCAGACGCACTACACAAACCCAGGGAGGAGAAGGATTTAACTACCAATAACTCAGCCAAGAGTTTAGAGGTCGCCATAACTCCCATTCCAAAGGCTGAGTCTGAGGGTGACTCTCGTTTGGGAGAAACTGGGACACTGGTGGAGTCAACGTTCGTGCCCATAAAGCTCCCTAGTGGAAAGAGGTCCCCTTGTCTAATCACTGTAACTGATGTGGCTTGTAGTTTTAGTTCTGCATACACACCGGAGATGGTTCTCACTCCCAGTGGTGGTATCACTGAGGTGCCTTCAGCAGCCCAGTATTATCCAGGTGTATGGGAGAACAAGTGGTGCCTGAGTCCTCTGAAACCGCCACCAATCCGGGTCCAAGGGGAGGCATCCCACAGTCAACAGGCCAACTCCTTTGAGCTAGAGGAGGTAAATGACTGAATATTTGGGATTTAacctaccgtaattgctggactattaagcgcacctgaatataaaccgcacccactgaattatttaaaaatatgtattttgtacataaatatgccgcacatgtctataagccgcaggtgcctaccggtacattgaaacaaattaacttggtcactatctccctcctcctgtgcactgaaaccactgaagtcatctccttcggtgtcggagttgaatagcctcagaattgtttcatccgatgttggatcgttttcattgtcgctctcgtcactttcatccggaggcaaataccccgctgagctcatgctgccccttcaacacgcagcagtccagcctttcgaaacccgttgatgatagtggattttttgacaatgcttcacgctgtcaggacccactggcaatcttcaccataagttgctcttcgcatgcagcccgatttagtgaaggatttctccccacttgtcatccaagactCTCACTGAACAAGGAgtgccaccttaaatgcacgatttacactgatgtcgagtggctgcaaatactttgggccatctgcttttctcccctctgaaagcctttgttgtctttttgcactgagtcagttcctcacgctgctgtttccaacgtcttatgatcgactcattaaggccaagctcccgtgcagcagctctctttccttttccaacagccagatcgatcgccttcaacttgaaagctgcatcatatgcatttctttgtgtctttgccatgatgagggtgacaaaattactactgtaatcagaatgatgggaagtttgagcgcgcgcTCGATTTTACATCACATTATGTGatggtgctcagttttttggcggcatgaatcttgtgaaagtgggaaaaatccataaattagccacgtcattgtataaaccgcgaggttcaaagcgtgggaataaagtagcggctttatagtccagcaattacggtatatGGCACAATCTACTCCAGTCTGACTTCCTAGGGCTTATTGACACATCTAGGTGGCGTAGTCGACTACCTATCCACCCATGGCTGCCTGCCTGACCACCTGTTTTCCAATTTTGTTTAACAACAGGTACATAGTGAAGGGGAGGAAGACCTTGGACAGCAAGAAACCATAAGGTCAACATCTTTGTCACTGTCTACTGTCAATCAAAACACAGGTGAGTTCATAGTCTTGATTGATACATCATGGTCATATTCAGCTGAACCGAGTGATATTAACAGTGTACATCTGCTTATTACCAAAGTAGTTGTTTAGTGAAAGGTGACTGACTACCGCGATTCGGAGCAGCCAATGTGCTGAATGTGACGTCAGTTTAATTTCACAGGAACACACAACCATTTCAATTTACAGTTTGAAAGTGAATGTGGTTGATACTGTTCCTCAAATGGGCAGTGCTGTTGTCACATTAGCTGTGAATGAGTTGCTGTGTGCAtttgtgcatgcatgtatgtgtgtgtgtgaagaaagGGGTGCGTTCACCACTTGTTCTCACACCTTCTCGTAATAAGAATTTCTCACATTCTTGTTCTTTAAGATTGTCAGCTAACTGGAAATGTTGAGTAAAGTGTGGGTGAATTTCTGGCCAACCCTGCATGTTTTATTCTGGGAAGTATTGTAATGCAGGCCTGACGTGTTAAATCCATGAATAGAATATAACTGTGTAtccatttgtgtgtgtatgttgtaggCCTGGTGGTGGTTCAAGGCTGTGTGATGACTGTGTAACTAAACTAATGACTGTAACTAATGACTGTGTAACTAAATTTGCGTTCGACCTGACTGTGTTTATCTGCCTGTACAGTATGCAGGCCTGGGAGTTTGAGGGTTACGCGCCATGTAAATGtggttgtgtttctctctgtgtagacctgacagtgtcagtgtatttGTCTCTGTGTAGGTCTGGTGGTTCGAGGGGACAGCATGCAGTCAGACAGTAGTGGCTATGCTGATGAAGACGTCATCTCTTCAGTCTACTCCACTGACAGAGACAAGAGCTGACAGACTGATAAGGGTTGAGTTCCTGCCTGACTCTATGCGCAGGCATTgcattgcatcaaccaatggtcgCGTGCCATGTCATCAACTGTGCAGTTTGGCATCAGATTGCTATATCATACGATGTGGTTAGGTGATATGTTAAATACATATCAAGGCATCATAGTCAGGCAGGAACTTGACCAAGGCCCTCTGGGAACTAGACTCAGGGAACTCTGTATTATTTGTATGAGTCACACAGAAACATGTTCATCCAACAGATACTGATTGTTTGATTATGAGGTATGAGGTCTGTTCATGTTAGTGTTAATGACATGATGAATCAGGTGGCATCAGTCGGTGCATTCTGAATGCTGCCACTCCTATGCAACACCAGTCCTTTGACTGAGTGCAGACAGAGTAATCTGATGGAAAGGATTGCCCTGGAGGTATAGTCCACACATGCTGTTTAATTGTGAAGAGATTGTCCTATCTCCATGTATAGTGTTACTGTTGATGACAATCATTAATTCaatgttgtcacaccctgatctgtttcacctgtctttgtgcttgtcttaaccaccctccaggtgtcgcccatcttcctcattatccccagtgtatttatacctgtgttttgtcTGTatccagtttgttttgttttgtcaagcctaccagcgtggTTTCCCATCTGTCTCTAGCTCCTGTTTTCTAGCTTTCCCggtttttgaccattctgcctgcctcgACCCAgcctgtcgttctgtaccttgtcacaccaccctggactactgacctctgccttccccttgacctgtcgtttgcctgccacTCTGTTATTGTAATAAACGTTTGTTACTTCGAAACTGTCTTCGTCTAGGTCTTCTCCTGAGCCTTGACAGGTGTACTTTAGAGAAGATAATACTGCTGTGCCTTTTGTGAAAGTTGGTATTTATTTATCGGGTGTTAATAAAGTTAATTTAAACATTTAAGATGATCATTATATGAATGTTAAGTGACTTCAATTAACATCAACCTGCACTGAAATAGCACAAATATTTGATTAAAACAGGAGCAAATCAAACAGTTTATAGCCGCCATAGGGACATGATAATAGGCAACATTTCGGTTCCAATTACACTTTTTTATTTGGGCAACACATTCCACAACCTCACACACATTGGGCTGTCAATTTCAGCTAAACTTCTCTCTGctaatcatatcataatcatcAGGAGATGTAGC encodes:
- the LOC124019876 gene encoding protein TESPA1-like isoform X1, with the translated sequence MESPSSTTRRQAWVQTSRQWLTLELDPQVPGPYIHPSAHPSTLQRPGYTHPSDQHQSASEDDVFSDGCSAGNIESWLLGCGLETGSENSSNNLTVESLLKANSFEDDLSLGAEATALNVKGVSELRVLLPPPKHLHRGGVTTSTPRQRLALPLLHLGYSIASSGFSNSTSKTSSVSEVLQLCAEDAEETLYDLGFGCDEPDVTDRIPTRFLNFPSQLHGINFRLFLLSQLYRLRQEDPGLSLASRFRQVEVLTAMANAFYSLYSHVSRMLLQKLSPPEFSISSTADKQTGRRFMGSVRSEPRSPVERFKDTVSKMCLYTSSGGSTQLGSDSACHGLRFSSGPGSGLSPKKRSSLPDLVGLVLENAKAEAVSRDMEEDNQDTGDSNGMSAAVDTSTMVKDRETETQGHIDPVCDKEMEQGLLSDVQDMDTGHSSLISSVEPHLVKDRATETQGHRDTVRGKGLDQGSSSDGDGADLERERETPMELQIFEHHHFQNQVSENPVVE
- the LOC124019876 gene encoding protein TESPA1-like isoform X2, which codes for MTSSQMDALQEILRAGFWAVESLLKANSFEDDLSLGAEATALNVKGVSELRVLLPPPKHLHRGGVTTSTPRQRLALPLLHLGYSIASSGFSNSTSKTSSVSEVLQLCAEDAEETLYDLGFGCDEPDVTDRIPTRFLNFPSQLHGINFRLFLLSQLYRLRQEDPGLSLASRFRQVEVLTAMANAFYSLYSHVSRMLLQKLSPPEFSISSTADKQTGRRFMGSVRSEPRSPVERFKDTVSKMCLYTSSGGSTQLGSDSACHGLRFSSGPGSGLSPKKRSSLPDLVGLVLENAKAEAVSRDMEEDNQDTGDSNGMSAAVDTSTMVKDRETETQGHIDPVCDKEMEQGLLSDVQDMDTGHSSLISSVEPHLVKDRATETQGHRDTVRGKGLDQGSSSDGDGADLERERETPMELQIFEHHHFQNQVSENPVVE